A window of the Haloquadratum walsbyi C23 genome harbors these coding sequences:
- a CDS encoding 2'-5' RNA ligase family protein, which produces MHNEEMASKAEEFWARRRDITPPTYDSDSKKRLVLLADVSDAFACSAYERVVGTLSEFSCFDPVPHEILHLTVKLFDDPVESVTINDNPIKQIDEMISYEIMRTDPFEISLTQFNIFPDVVYAEIDDDGKLGDINRRLCAHAETTTLDRDAEEFIPHLTFGYLDDMSEYDKLINYLESNRELDLPTLNIDELSLVVREVGEHPPVSNHLKTYEL; this is translated from the coding sequence ATGCATAATGAAGAAATGGCATCTAAAGCCGAAGAGTTCTGGGCTCGTCGTCGTGATATCACTCCGCCAACTTATGACTCCGATAGTAAAAAGCGGCTTGTGCTGCTTGCTGATGTCAGCGATGCATTTGCCTGCTCAGCATATGAACGAGTTGTTGGCACACTCAGTGAGTTTTCATGTTTCGACCCTGTCCCACATGAGATACTTCATCTGACAGTGAAGCTCTTTGACGATCCGGTTGAGTCGGTGACCATCAATGATAATCCAATTAAACAAATTGATGAGATGATCTCATATGAAATAATGCGGACAGACCCCTTTGAGATTTCGTTAACCCAATTTAATATTTTTCCTGATGTTGTTTATGCAGAAATTGATGATGATGGAAAATTGGGCGATATCAATCGCCGACTCTGTGCGCACGCAGAAACAACCACGCTTGATCGTGATGCCGAGGAGTTCATTCCACATTTAACATTTGGATATTTGGATGATATGTCGGAATACGATAAGCTTATTAATTATCTTGAATCGAATCGAGAACTTGATCTCCCTACGCTGAATATCGATGAATTATCATTAGTTGTTCGTGAGGTTGGCGAACACCCGCCTGTTTCTAATCACCTCAAAACATACGAACTGTAA
- a CDS encoding DUF5795 family protein, which translates to MSNRVVEGRMVTPERLAELVEGERPLEAEPIEDADRSCPECDENVISVGYMPSVTEFVTAYKCQECSWSDTDR; encoded by the coding sequence ATGAGCAACCGTGTCGTCGAGGGCCGAATGGTGACGCCAGAACGTCTTGCAGAGCTCGTTGAAGGTGAACGTCCACTTGAAGCTGAGCCGATCGAAGACGCTGATCGCTCTTGCCCAGAATGTGATGAAAATGTTATTTCTGTTGGGTATATGCCGAGCGTTACTGAGTTTGTTACTGCATATAAATGTCAAGAGTGTTCATGGTCTGACACGGACCGATGA